From one Lolium rigidum isolate FL_2022 chromosome 4, APGP_CSIRO_Lrig_0.1, whole genome shotgun sequence genomic stretch:
- the LOC124646716 gene encoding UPF0481 protein At3g47200-like: MATEEYDSSYDDIDELAISMKTDLKQCMSQVEDRENGNKCCLICKIAYRIRQTDCNSYEPSVLSVGPYHHSELPLQAMETEKWICLDYILKLNSEVSLHEYLSLVSGLEKEARGYYTEEINMGSGEFLQMLLLDSCFILVYLGGLQAQGASVDGEQLKENMVYERKREATDLVPMDAVCCQSVSVHSGDIEINQFGKETEDGHNQGNYNGTVGWYNSSAVYDLLLLENQIPFFIVKTVYQFFSRNIATTSLLSNSISEFMEGILYRFPKVITEANRSETFYHVLHLCHMYLKPSDKLEDYHHLYSAKPCYFHFILDSICKIFTFRQEKNIFHELDWLNSVQQVNRWRRAVDYHEAGMQFKRREFDEDNPHSLLDIRFRKGLLEIPCLPIDDKSSLLFRNLVAFEQTCPQVGDDITAYFVFMSQLTSTSADVALLAEKGIIVHQMESDEDVSTLFTKLFEYVAFDFDGEHYLKSLCCAMEAHYQSRINRWMAWLWHNHFSNPWVGFAAIASAFIILCSIMQTVLAFLSYMG; this comes from the coding sequence ATGGCTACTGAAGAATATGATAGTAGCTATGATGACATTGATGAGTTAGCCATTTCCATGAAGACAGATTTGAAACAGTGCATGTCACAGGTTGAGGATCGTGAAAATGGAAACAAGTGCTGCCTGATATGCAAAATAGCGTACCGCATTCGCCAAACCGACTGTAACTCATACGAGCCGAGTGTTCTTTCAGTGGGCCCTTATCACCATTCGGAGTTACCACTTCAAGCCATGGAAACGGAGAAGTGGATATGTCTGGACTATATTCTTAAATTAAACAGTGAAGTTAGTTTGCATGAGTACCTGAGCTTGGTTTCAGGACTGGAGAAAGAAGCGAGAGGCTACTATACCGAGGAAATAAACATGGGTAGCGGAGAGTTCTTGCAGATGCTTCTGCTTGATAGCTGCTTTATTCTTGTGTACCTCGGTGGTTTACAAGCACAAGGAGCTTCTGTTGATGGTGAACAGTTGAAGGAAAACATGGTGTATGAGAGGAAGAGGGAAGCAACGGACTTGGTCCCCATGGACGCTGTCTGCTGCCAAAGTGTGAGTGTACACTCAGGAGACATTGAAATAAATCAATTCGGTAAAGAGACAGAGGATGGTCATAACCAGGGGAATTATAATGGTACTGTAGGATGGTACAATAGTTCTGCTGTCTATGACCTGCTTTTGCTTGAGAACCAGATTCCATTCTTCATTGTCAAGACAGTTTATCAGTTCTTCTCACGTAATATAGCAACTACTTCATTACTCAGCAACAGCATTTCCGAATTCATGGAAGGCATTCTTTACCGTTTCCCGAAAGTAATAACTGAGGCAAATAGGTCAGAAACTTTTTACCATGTGCTACACCTGTGTCATATGTACTTAAAACCTAGTGACAAGCTGGAGGACTACCATCATCTATATTCTGCGAAGCCTTGCTACTTCCACTTTATATTAGATAGTATCTGCAAGATTTTCACTTTCAGACAAGAGAAGAACATATTCCATGAGCTAGATTGGCTAAACTCGGTGCAGCAGGTTAATCGGTGGCGTAGAGCAGTGGACTATCATGAAGCAGGAATGCAATTCAAGAGGAGGGAATTTGATGAAGACAATCCTCATTCTCTATTGGACATTAGATTTAGAAAAGGTCTCCTAGAAATACCATGTTTGCCAATCGATGATAAGTCTTCTTTGCTTTTCAGAAATCTTGTAGCTTTTGAGCAAACGTGTCCTCAAGTTGGCGATGATATCACTGCGTATTTTGTGTTCATGTCTCAGCTTACTAGTACGTCTGCTGATGTTGCTCTTCTTGCTGAGAAAGGGATTATAGTGCACCAGATGGAAAGTGACGAGGATGTCTCGACACTCTTCACCAAGCTTTTTGAGTATGTGGCATTTGACTTTGATGGCGAACACTATCTGAAATCCCTATGCTGTGCCATGGAAGCACACTACCAAAGTCGTATCAACAGGTGGATGGCATGGCTGTGGCATAATCATTTCAGCAATCCATGGGTAGGTTTTGCAGCGATAGCTTCTGCTTTCATAATTTTATGCAGTATTATGCAAACTGTTCTTGCTTTTTTGTCGTACATGGGATGA